From a region of the Triticum aestivum cultivar Chinese Spring chromosome 7D, IWGSC CS RefSeq v2.1, whole genome shotgun sequence genome:
- the LOC123166036 gene encoding pentatricopeptide repeat-containing protein At2g03380, mitochondrial, with product MHAPSPRGAPPDAHSVEHLPHGGPLLHRLLPACATLPSLRALHARLLAHGLLRALRARTKLLSCYSALGDLASARRVLDETPRPDAYTYRVALGWHASAGRHAEAVALHRGMRRRCPEAQDDVVLLSLALKASVRSADFRYGRRLHCDAVKAGGADGFVMNCLVDMYAKAGDLENARKVFDRILSRNVVSWTSMLSGCLQNGFAEEGLALFNEMREERVLPSEHTMASVLTACTMLGSLHQGRWVHGSVIKHGMVFNPFVTAVMLDMYVKCGEVEDARRLFDELGFVDLVLWTTMIVGYTQNGSPLDALLLFADKKFVRIVPNSVTIATVLSASAQLRNLSLGRLIHGMSVKLGVVEKDVVMNALVDMYAKCKAVSEANGIFGRISNKDVVTWNSLIAGYVENDMGNEALMLFSQMRVQGSSPDAISVVNALSACVCLGDLLIGKCFHTYAIKRAFLSNIYVNTALLNLYNKCADLPSAQRVFSEMNDRNSVTWGAMIGGYGMQGDSAGSIDLFNEMLKDNIQPNEVVFTSILSTCSHTGMVSVGKKCFESMAQYFNITPSMKHYACMVDVLSRAGNLEEALDFIQKMPMQADISVWGAFLHGCKLHSRLEFGEEAINRMMVPHPDTPAFYVLMSNLYTSYGRWDKSLAIRRSMQERGLVKLPGCSSVGLENG from the coding sequence ATGCACGCACCGTCCCCACGCGGCGCTCCCCCGGACGCGCACTCCGTCGAGCACCTGCCCCacggcggccccctcctccaccgcctcctcccggCGTGCGCCACCCTCCCCTCCCTCCGCGCCCTCCACGCGCGCCTCCTCGCGCACGGCCTCCTCCGCGCCCTCCGCGCGCGCACCAAGCTGCTCAGCTGCTACTCGGCGCTCGGCGACCTCGCCTCCGCGCGCAGGGTGCTCGATGAAACCCCGCGCCCGGACGCCTACACCTACAGGGTCGCCCTGGGGTGGCACGCCTCCGCGGGGCGGCACGCGGAGGCCGTCGCGCTCCACCGGGGCATGCGGCGGCGGTGCCCCGAGGCGCAGGACGACGTCGTCCTGCTGTCCCTCGCGCTCAAGGCCTCGGTCAGGTCGGCCGACTTCCGCTACGGCAGGCGGCTGCACTGCGACGCCGTCAAGGCCGGTGGCGCGGACGGGTTCGTGATGAACTGCCTGGTCGACATGTACGCCAAAGCCGGCGACCTGGAGAACgcacgcaaggtgttcgacaggaTCCTTAGCCGTAACGTGGTGTCGTGGACGTCCATGCTCAGCGGCTGCCTGCAGAATGGTTTCGCCGAAGAAGGACTGGCGCTGTTCAATGAGATGAGGGAAGAGCGTGTGCTGCCGAGCGAGCACACGATGGCGAGCGTGCTCACGGCTTGCACCATGCTCGGCAGTTTACACCAAGGAAGATGGGTTCATGGGTCAGTGATCAAACATGGCATGGTCTTTAACCCTTTCGTTACTGCAGTGATGCTGGATATGTATGTCAAGTGCGGAGAGGTAGAGGATGCTCGGCGGTTGTTTGATGAGCTTGGTTTTGTTGACCTTGTTCTCTGGACGACGATGATCGTGGGGTATACGCAGAATGGGAGTCCTCTTGATGCATTGCTTCTGTTCGCTGACAAGAAATTCGTGCGCATTGTTCCTAATTCGGTAACCATAGCAACTGTTCTTTCAGCTTCCGCTCAGTTGCGCAACTTGTCTCTGGGAAGGTTGATTCATGGGATGTCAGTTAAGTTAGGTGTGGTTGAGAAGGATGTGGTGATGAATGCGCTCGTTGACATGTATGCAAAGTGTAAAGCAGTGTCAGAGGCCAATGGCATATTTGGAAGAATCTCGAACAAGGATGTTGTCACATGGAATTCATTGATCGCTGGCTATGTTGAGAATGACATGGGCAATGAAGCTCTAATGCTATTTAGTCAGATGAGGGTGCAGGGTTCTTCGCCTGATGCCATCTCCGTAGTGAACGCCTTGTCAGCCTGTGTTTGTTTGGGTGATCTACTTATCGGTAAATGTTTCCATACTTATGCTATCAAACGCGCATTTCTGTCCAACATTTACGTCAACACTGCTCTGCTGAACCTGTACAACAAGTGTGCCGATCTCCCATCTGCTCAGAGGGTGTTCAGTGAGATGAATGACCGCAATTCTGTCACTTGGGGTGCTATGATTGGAGGCTACGGTATGCAGGGCGATTCTGCTGGCTCGATCGACCTTTTTAATGAAATGCTGAAGGACAATATCCAACCAAATGAAGTAGTGTTCACAAGTATCCTTTCCACTTGCAGCCACACTGGGATGGTTTCTGTAGGAAAGAAGTGTTTTGAAAGCATGGCACAGTATTTCAACATCACTCCTTCAATGAAGCATTATGCATGTATGGTTGATGTGCTGTCCCGTGCCGGAAATCTGGAGGAGGCATTGGATTTCATACAGAAGATGCCAATGCAAGCAGACATTAGTGTCTGGGGAGCTTTTCTCCATGGGTGCAAGCTCCATTCCAGGTTAGAGTTTGGAGAAGAAGCGATCAATAGGATGATGGTTCCTCATCCTGACACGCCAGCTTTTTATGTGCTGATGTCCAACTTGTATACCTCATATGGGAGATGGGATAAGTCTCTTGCTATCAGGAGATCGATGCAGGAAAGAGGACTAGTCAAGCTACCTGGGTGCAGCTCTGTGGGACTTGAAAATGGATGA
- the LOC123166037 gene encoding pentatricopeptide repeat-containing protein At4g30700-like, with translation MEPMPSPGLPPPAAALLADVGALRRSYARLIALSSTLRHLDQILAVCLASGHYTLDPAPATSLLLRYAALRAPPRQLLRLFRAVPSPDRFIRNALLRSLPCLCPDLLFPCPDSFSFAFAATSLNTSSSRGGIASSSASARPLHGLAVAAGYAGDTFVASAFTKLYSTLSRGDDARKVFDAVPSPDTVLWNTLLAVLSGSEAMEAFVRMVGTGSAQPDSSTLSSVLPAAAEVADVTMGRCVHAFGEKCGLAQDEHVVTALISLYAKCGDVECARHLFDRMVAPDLVAYNALISGYSVNGMVGSSVELFKDLVTLGLRPTSSTLVALIPVHSPFGHEQLTRCLHAHVVKSGFDANAPVSTALTTLYCRLNDMESARKAFDAMPEKTMEAWNAMISGYAQNGLTEKAVALFQKMQALNVPPNQLTISSTLSACAQLGALSLGKWVHKIISKENLELNVYVMTALIDMYVKCGSIAEARRIFDRMDNKNVVSWNVMISGYGLHGQGAEALKLYKDMLDANLLPTSSTFLSVLYACSHGGLVEEGRTAFRSMTTDYGFTPGIEHCTCMVDLLGRAGRLKEAYELIPEFPKSAIGPGVWGALLAACMVHKVADLAKLASEKLFELEPENTGYYVLLSNLYTSKKQYSEAAGVRQEAKSKKLVKTPGCTLIEIGDKPHVFMAGDRVHPQSDAIYSYLEKLTTKMIEAGYRPDTEAALYDVEEEEKEHMVKVHSEKLAIAFGLLNTEPGTEIRIIKNLRVCLDCHNATKIISKVTQRLIVVRDASRFHHFRDGVCSCGDYW, from the coding sequence ATGGAACCGATGCCTTCTCCCGGCctgccgccccccgccgccgcacTCCTCGCCGACGTCGGCGCCCTCCGCCGCTCGTACGCACGCCTCATCGCCCTCTCCTCCACGCTCCGCCACCTCGACCAGATCCTCGCCGTCTGCCTCGCCTCCGGCCACTACACCCTCGACCCCGCCCcggccacctcgctcctcctccgctACGCCGCCCTCCGCGCACCTCCCCGCCAGCTCCTCCGCCTCTTCCGCGCCGTCCCCAGCCCCGACCGCTTCATTCGCAAcgccctcctccgctccctccCGTGCCTCTGCCCGGACCTCCTCTTCCCCTGCCCCGACTCCTTCTCCTTCGCGTTCGCCGCCACCTCGCTCAACACTTCCAGCTCCCGCGGCGGCATCGCTTCTAGCTCCGCTTCCGCGCGCCCGCTGCACGGGCTCGCCGTGGCCGCGGGGTACGCGGGGGACACGTTCGTGGCGTCGGCCTTCACCAAGCTCTACTCCACGCTGTCGAGAGGCGATGACGCACGCAAGGTGTTCGACGCAGTGCCGTCTCCGGACACGGTCCTCTGGAACACGCTGCTCGCCGTGCTGTCCGGCTCGGAGGCCATGGAGGCGTTCGTGCGGATGGTAGGGACAGGATCTGCGCAGCCTGACTCGTCGACGCTGTCATCGGTCCTGCCTGCGGCAGCAGAGGTTGCGGATGTGACGATGGGAAGGTGCGTCCATGCCTTTGGGGAGAAATGCGGATTGGCACAAGACGAGCATGTCGTGACGGCGCTGATCTCACTGTATGCCAAGTGCGGAGACGTGGAGTGTGCACGGCATCTCTTTGACAGGATGGTGGCGCCGGATTTGGTTGCGTACAATGCCTTGATCTCAGGCTACTCGGTTAATGGCATGGTTGGATCGTCGGTGGAGCTGTTTAAGGATCTGGTGACCTTGGGCTTGAGGCCAACCTCGAGCACGTTGGTGGCGCTGATCCCGGTGCACAGTCCGTTCGGGCATGAACAGCTTACTCGGTGCTTACATGCACATGTTGTCAAGTCTGGATTTGATGCCAATGCTCCTGTATCGACAGCGCTTACCACTCTCTACTGCAGGTTAAACGATATGGAGTCTGCAAGGAAAGCCTTTGATGCAATGCCTGAAAAGACCATGGAAGCATGGAATGCCATGATATCGGGGTATGCCCAGAATGGTTTGACGGAGAAGGCCGTTGCACTCTTCCAGAAAATGCAGGCGCTCAATGTGCCACCAAATCAGCTCACCATCTCGAGCACTCTGTCAGCCTGTGCACAGCTTGGAGCTTTGTCATTGGGAAAGTGGGTACACAAGATCATCTCCAAGGAGAACCTCGAACTCAATGTTTATGTCATGACAGCGCTCATTGACATGTATGTGAAGTGCGGAAGCATTGCTGAAGCTCGCCGCATCTTCGACAGAATGGACAATAAGAATGTGGTCTCCTGGAATGTGATGATCTCTGGATATGGCCTGCATGGTCAAGGTGCTGAAGCTTTGAAGCTCTACAAGGACATGCTGGATGCAAACCTTCTTCCAACAAGCTCCACCTTCCTGTCAGTACTCTATGCGTGCAGCCATGGAGGATTGGTTGAGGAAGGGCGGACAGCCTTCCGGTCAATGACTACCGATTACGGGTTCACTCCAGGCATCGAGCACTGCACTTGCATGGTGGATCTACTCGGCCGAGCTGGCCGGCTCAAGGAGGCTTATGAGCTCATCCCAGAGTTCCCCAAGAGCGCCATTGGACCTGGCGTATGGGGGGCTTTACTTGCTGCTTGCATGGTTCATAAGGTTGCTGACCTTGCAAAATTGGCCTCCGAGAAGTTGTTTGAACTAGAACCTGAGAACACCGGCTACTATGTGCTGCTCTCCAATCTGTACACGTCAAAGAAGCAGTACTCTGAAGCAGCTGGGGTGAGGCAGGAGGCCAAGAGCAAGAAGCTGGTGAAAACACCGGGGTGTACTCTAATCGAGATAGGTGATAAACCGCATGTCTTCATGGCTGGTGATCGTGTCCACCCACAGTCAGACGCCATCTACTCGTACTTGGAGAAGCTAACTACAAAGATGATCGAGGCTGGGTACCGACCCGACACGGAGGCAGCATTGTACGACGTCGAGGAGGAAGAGAAGGAGCATATGGTGAAAGTGCACAGCGAGAAGCTGGCCATCGCCTTTGGATTGCTCAATACGGAACCTGGGACAGAGATCAGGATCATCAAGAACCTTAGGGTGTGCCTGGATTGCCATAACGCCACCAAGATTATTTCCAAGGTGACACAGAGGCTGATTGTGGTTAGGGATGCGTCGAGGTTTCACCATTTCAGAGATGGAGTTTGCTCCTGTGGCGATTACTGGTGA